A window from Methanomicrobia archaeon encodes these proteins:
- a CDS encoding rubredoxin, translating to MKKYKCTLCDYVYDPEKGDPDGGIEPGTAFEDLPDDWLCPVCGAAKDDFEELED from the coding sequence ATGAAAAAATACAAATGCACGTTATGTGACTACGTCTACGACCCTGAAAAAGGCGATCCCGACGGCGGGATAGAGCCGGGTACGGCGTTTGAGGACCTGCCTGACGATTGGCTGTGCCCTGTCTGTGGTGCCGCCAAAGATGACTTTGAG